In Erigeron canadensis isolate Cc75 chromosome 1, C_canadensis_v1, whole genome shotgun sequence, a single window of DNA contains:
- the LOC122585187 gene encoding lignin-forming anionic peroxidase-like, which yields MEKMNIMSLLSLFLLLIFSIIPKSSATDLSPSYYDRVCLDALPTIKRVVEDAIAQERRMGASLLRLHFHDCFVNGCDASILLDQTSTIDSEKNATPNVDSARGFEVIDRIKSEVDKVCGRPVVSCADILTVAARDSVVALGGPSWRVKLGRRDSTTASRTTAEANIPAPFMDLQALISNFKNQGLDEKDLVVLSGAHTLGFAQCRTFRDRIKYDTNIDRAFASHLRTICPQVGGNSTLAPLDPTPSSFDGRYFNNLLSKKGLLKSDQALFNGDDGETDELVEKYNEKQQEFFEDFAKSMIKMGDINPLTGNRGQVRYNCRRIN from the exons ATGGAGAAGATGAATATTATGAGCTTGTTATCTCTCTTTCTTTTGCTCATTTTTTCGATCATCCCCAAATCTTCCGCTACAGAtctgtcaccaagttattatgATCGAGTGTGCCTTGACGCTCTACCGACCATCAAACGCGTTGTTGAGGACGCAATAGCCCAAGAACGTCGCATGGGTGCTTCTTTGTTACGTCTTCATTTTCATGATTGTTTTGTTAAC GGATGTGATGCTTCCATTCTATTGGATCAAACTTCAACAATCGATAGCGAGAAAAATGCAACTCCAAATGTAGACTCAGCTAGAGGTTTTGAAGTTATCGACCGAATCAAGTCTGAGGTGGACAAAGTTTGTGGTCGTCCCGTAGTATCTTGTGCTGATATCTTGACCGTTGCTGCTCGTGATTCTGTCGTTGCA CTTGGTGGCCCATCATGGAGAGTCAAGCTAGGAAGAAGAGACTCGACCACAGCTAGCCGAACCACAGCTGAAGCCAACATCCCTGCACCGTTCATGGACTTACAAGCACTAATCTCAAACTTTAAGAACCAAGGACTCGACGAGAAAGACCTAGTTGTTCTTTCGGGTGCACACACCCTAGGGTTTGCTCAGTGTAGAACCTTTAGGGATCGCATTAAGTACGACACCAACATTGATCGAGCCTTTGCTAGCCACCTTCGAACCATATGTCCACAAGTTGGGGGCAACTCAACGCTCGCACCACTTGACCCAACACCAAGCTCATTTGATGGGAGATACTTCAACAACTTGTTAAGTAAAAAAGGGCTTTTGAAATCTGATCAAGCCTTGTTTAATGGTGATGATGGTGAAACTGATGAACTTGTTGAGAAATACAATGAGAAACAACAAGAATTCTTTGAGGATTTTGCAAAGTCTATGATTAAAATGGGTGATATAAATCCATTAACAGGAAATAGAGGTCAAGTTCGTTACAACTGCAGGAGGATTAATTAG